Genomic segment of Kibdelosporangium phytohabitans:
GCCTGGTCTACACCGGCGACAGCGGTCCGTGCGACGCGCTGGACGAGCTCGCCGACGGCGCCGACGTGCTGCTGGCCGAGGCGTCATGGACGCACGAGCCGGGGCGCCCGCCGAACCTGCACCTGTCGGGCCGGGAAGCCGGTGAGCTGGCCAGCCGCGCGGGCGTGCGGCGCCTGCTGATCACGCACGTGCCACCGTGGACCGACAGGGAGGCCGTGCTGGCGGAGGCGCGGCAGGCCTACCAGGGTGACGCCCGGCTGGTCGAGCTCGGGGACACGTACACCGTCTGAGGCGTATCTCGTAGGGTGGCCGGGTGGCGCGAAGTGACGGCAGGAACGATGGCGAGCTGAGGGAAGTCCGGATCACGCGTGGCTTCCAGAAGTGGCCGGCCGGTTCGGTGATGGTCGAGTTCGGCAACACCAAGGTGTTGTGCGCGGCGAGCGTCACCGAAGGCGTGCCGCGCTGGCGGGTCGGCTCCGGGCTGGGCTGGGTGACAGCCGAGTACGCGATGCTCCCGTCGGCGACCAACACCCGCGGCGACCGCGAGTCGGTCAAGGGCCGCGTCGGTGGCCGCACGCACGAGATCAGCAGGCTGATCGGCCGCTCGTTGCGGGCGTGCATCGACCTGTCGGCGCTCGGCGAGAACACGATCATGATCGACTGCGACGTGATCCAGGCCGACGGCGGTACTCGCACAGCCGCGATCACGGGCGCGTACGTCGCCCTGGCGGACGCGGTCACGTGGCTCGCGGCGGCCGACCGGCTCGCCGATCCGAAGCCGCTGTCGTGCGCGATCGCCGCGGTGAGCGTCGGGGTGGTCAACGGCCGCGTCCGGCTGGACCTGCCGTACGAAGAGGACTCGATCGCCGAGGTCGACATGAACGTGGTCGCGACCGACGCGGGCACTCTCGTCGAGGTGCAGGGCACCGGCGAGGGCGCCACGTTCGCCCGTTCCACCCTCGACCAGATGCTCGACCTGGCGCTGGCCGGTACCGAGAAGCTCTGCCGGTTGCAGGCCGAGGCGCTCGCGCAGCCGTATCCCGGTGAGCTGCCGGAGCCCTCGCCGCGCAAGAAGAAGGCGAAGTAGCCGTGACGCGTTTGCTGCTGGCCACCCGAAACGCCAAGAAGCTGGTCGAGATGCGCCGGATCCTGGTCGGCGCAGGCATCTCGGGCATCGAGGTGATCAGCCTCAATGACGTGCCCGAGTACCCCGAGGCGCCCGAGACCGGTGCGACGTTCGAGGAGAACGCGCACGCCAAGGCGATGGACGCGGTCAAAGCCACCGGGCTGCCCGCGGTGGCCGACGATTCGGGCCTCGAAGTGGACGCGCTCAACGGCATGCCCGGTGTGCTGTCGGCCCGGTGGGCGGGTTCGCACGGCGACGACTCGGCCAACCTGAACCTCGTGCTCAACCAGCTCGGTGACGTGCCGGACGAGCGCATGGGAGGGGCGTTCGTCTGCTCGCTCGCGCTTGTCGTGCCCGGCCGGGAGGACGTCGTGGTGCGGGGTGTGTGGCCGGGCCGGATCATCCGGGAGGCCAGGGGCACCAACGGCTTCGGCTACGACCCGATCTTCGTGCCGGAAGGCGAGACCCGCAGCTCGGCGGAGCTCGATTCGGCCGAGAAGGACCGGATCTCGCACCGCAGCCGGGCGTTGGACCTGCTGCTTCCGCACTTGCGGGCCCTGGCGTCGTCCTGAGGCCTGGCCGGCCAACGGCTTGTGAAGCTGACCTTCACAAGCCGACCGGCCATTCCTGTGAAGCTGGGCTTCACAGCTCTTGATCGGCCGTGGCGGCAGCGAACAACGGGATGAGCGCGTCCCGCAGATCGTCGCGGGATCGGACCGATCCAGCCCCGGCGATCTGGTCGAACAGCAGGCCGTCGACGTGAGCCACCAGGTTCGCGGCACGGCGCTTGTGGTCTGGCACGTTCATCGTGGCGAGGAGATCCTCGGCCATCGACCGGAACCGGCCGCCGAGCTGTTCCAGCGCGTCACGCAGATGCGGCCGCCGCGCGGCCTCGAGGGTCAATTCGAACCGGGCGATCATGCGGTCGCGTCCGACGGTCGCCCAGTGCTCGATCAGCCCGGCGACCGCGTCGAGATCCTCGCTCCGGACCGTCTCGATCTCCGCGGTACTCAATGCGGCGAGGTGGTCGAGCAGGGCGGCCAGCAGCGCCTCCCTGGTGCGGAAGTAGTACGAGGTGGACCCCTCCGGCACTCCCGCCGCCCGGTCGACGGCGCGGTGCGTGAGCCCCCGCATGCCTTCGCGTGCGAGTGTGACGATCGCGGCATCCAGCAGGTCGGCTCGGCGGTCAGGCACTCTACAAGTGTAGAGTCCTCTACAGATGTAGAGGAGGGACGCCGTGGCCACAGCGGTGATCGCGGGCGGGGGAATCAGCGGCCTCGCGACCGCCATCGCGCTGACCCGCGCGGGGTGGGACGTCGAGGTCCACGAGCAGGCGCCCCAACTCAGCGAGGTGGGCGCCGGGCTGACCCTCTGGCCGAACGCGCTGCGGGCGCTCGACCACATCGGTCTGGGCGACCGCGTCCGTGACGTCGGCCTGCTGGCGGGCAGCGGCGGGATCCTGGACTCCCGGGGCAACTGGCTGATCCGCGCCGACACGTCCTTGCTGGACCGCAAGTTCGGCCCGGCGGTGGCGCTGCACCGGGCGGAGCTCCAAGCGGCCCTGATCGAGGCAGTGCCACCCGGTGTCCTGCGCACGGGCACGAAGATCACCGGGGTCCGCCTGACCGGGCGAGGGGTGGTCGTCACACACAGCCATGGCGAGTCACCTGCGGATTTGCTGGTCGCGGCCGACGGGCATCGCAGTGTTGTGCGGTCCCGGTTCTGGCCGGGCACCGACCCGGTCTACGCGGGTGCGACGGCCTGGCGCACGGTTCTCGACCGCCCAGGCAGGAAACTCGACGTGGCCGGCGTGTTCTACGGGCGCGGCGAGGAATTCGGCCTCGTGCCCTTGCCCAAGGACCAGGTGTACATGTTCGCCGCCGCGGCCGTCCCGGCCGGAGGCCGGAGTCCGGACGGTGAGCTCACCGAACTGCACCGCAGATTCGACGGGTGGGCTGACCCGATCCCGCAGCTGCTCGGCGAGGCGGCACCGGACAAGATCCTCCGGCACGACCTGACCTACCTGCCCAAGCTCGAGTCGTACGTGCACGGGCCGGTCGTACTGGTCGGCGATGCCGCGCACGCCATGACCCCGAACATGGGCCAAGGAGCGTGCCAGGCGCTGGAGGATGCCGTGACCCTCGGCGCGGTCGCCCGCAGCGGTGACCTCGCCGGGTCGCTGGCCCACTACGACAGCCTGCGTCTACGCCGGACCCAGTCGATCGTCACGAGGTCACGTCAGGCAGGCCGGATCGGGCTCACGACCTCCGCCGTGGTGGCCGCCGCCAGGGACCAGGTGATGAAACTGGTGCCTGCCTCGGTGATGCTGCGGTCAGTTAGCCAGATGTACAACTGGTCTCCCCCTGGTACAAGCGACTGACCTGCGCTCAGGTCAGATACGGCGCGACAGCCGCGGCGGCCGCGGTGACCGAACGCATCGGAACCTCGAACTTCTGGCCTTCCGGGTGCTCGGTCAGCAGGATCACGACGTACTGCCAGTTCTTCCCGACCAGGCCGGTGCTGTGCACGGACATCTGGCCGTTGCCGCTGGTCGTCCAGCCCTGCTTGACGGCCCACTGGTGCTTGGTGCCGGAGGAAGGGATGCCGAACCACTGCCGCACGCCGTCCGACCCGTACTCGGTCGCGCCGGACATCCCGTCGAGGATGACCGTCCGGACCGCCGCCGGTGCCTTGTCCACGATGTACTCGTAGACCCGGACCATGTCGTTGGCCGTGATGACGGTGTTGCCCCACTGCCCGGGGTCCGCCGGTGCCTTGGTCGCCCTGAGGCCCATCTGCTGGCGCATGCGGCTGAGGATCGCCACGCCACCGCCTTCGGACACCCAGTACTTGTTGCACGTCGAGTCGTCGCTGCGCTTGATCATGTAGGTGATCTCCTGGGCGACCCTGCTGTCCCCGGGGTGGCGCATCAGGGCGTCCACCCCGACCATCAGCTTGACCAGCGAGCCCGCGTAGAACGAGCGGTCGGCCTTCTCCGACAGCAGCACGTCGCCGGAGGTGCGGTCCTTCACGACCACCGCGGCGGCCTTCTCCGTCCTCGCGACCCGGCGGACCACCTCGTCGAGATTGAGGCTCCTGGCCGGACGTCCCGGGTTGGACGCCGCCGCCGGTGTCGTGGCCGACCCGGCGGCGGACAACTGATTGCTCGGCATGCCGGACCACTCCGGTGGCGCCGGCGTGTCCGGTGAACCGGTCAGGATCGGTATCTCCTGCGTGGGCTGTGAGCTCGCCTGCGGCGTGGCGCATCCGCTGAGCCCTGCCACGGCGGCCGCCAGCGCGACCGCCGCCAACGTCCAAGGTGTCCGCCTCATGCCCCGCAAACGCCTGAGGCGGGATCACAAGTTGATTCCTCCCGGACTCAACTTTCGGGCACGTCAGCGCGTCGATGCGGCTGCTGGTCCTGAGGTTGAGCCACCGGTGGAGAAAGTTAGACGCCCAGGTCGCGCCGCAATTTTGCGACGTGGCCGGTCGCTTTGACGTTGTAGGCGGCCTTGGTGATCTTGCCGTCACCGTCGACGATGAACGTCGAACGGATCACGCCCATCACGGTCCGGCCGTAGTTCTGCTTCTCGCCGAACGTCGCCCACGCCGTCATCACCGAGCGGTCCTCATCGGACAGCAGCGGGAAGGTCAGCCCTTCGGCCTCCACGAACTTCGCCAGCTTCGCCGGGCTGTCCGGCGAGATGCCGACGATGTCGAAACCGGCGTCGTTCAACTCGGCCAGGTTGTCCCGGAAGTCGCACGCCTGCTTGGTGCATCCGGGCGTGCCGGCGGCGGGGTAGAAGTAGACGACGACCGACCGGCCGCGGTAGTCCGAAAGCGACACCGGCTTGCCGGTGCTGTCGGGAAGGGTGAACTCTGGAGCCGGATCGCCGACGGCCAGCCTCTTCTGCTCGCTCATAGCCGCTGAAGGTACCCGGGTCAGGAGGTGCCCTCGAACTCGGCGCGGTCCCCGGCGGCCGCCATGTCCGGTTGCACGGTGACCGTCAGGTCGATCGGATCGGCCGGCACCGCGAACGCGAACGTCACCCGGACGTTCTTGCCAGGTGGCACCTCGGCGTCGGCGTTGACGCCGCCCGCGTAACCCTGCGCCTTGTCGACGACGGGATCCACAGTGTTGCCCGCGGGGCCGGTCGCCTTGACCACGAGTTGAGCGGGCCGGTACGTCCGGCTGCCCAGGTTCTCCAGCGCGACCTCGAACGCGACGGCGCGCGGCGACTGTGGGTACGCGGTGTTCCCGGGGACGAACGACTTCGGCGCCAGCACCGTGACCATCAAGGACCCGCTGCTGATCGTCCTGCGCTCACCGAACTTGGCGGGGTGGTCGGAGATGGCGTTCGGCGCGGCGGCGGGGGAGACCCCGGTCGCGCTCGCGCTGCTCATCACACCCGCGTTGCACCCGGCTGCCAGCATGGCGACTACACATGCGGCGACCGCGAGTCCGACGGGTCTCACAGGTTCCTGCTTTCGGCCTATGGGGAGGAAGGAGGTACGACTCCCACAGCGTGGGGCTTGTCGCGGGAAATACCCACAGCGATGCCCGGGTCGAGTCGGAGCTGGTGTCGTGATGTGGCCAATCCGTAACCGAAAAGGCACCAGGAGTGACCATCGACACTCCGTGCGGCCGGTTCAGGCCGCCATGGCGAAGAACACGACGAAGAGCCCGACGGTGATCAGCCACGAGGCGATCAGCCAGCCGAAGTCCCGCCACGGCGAGACGGGGTGATTGTCCTCACCGGGGACGTAGACGCCACGCGCCTCGAACCAGTCGACCACGCGAAGCGCCCGCCGCAGCGGCTCGAGTGCCCGCATGGTCCAGACCTCCTGTCCACCAGTCCTCCGACATGGTGTCAGTTTGTCCGGAATGGTCAAGCCACTAGGTGGAGTATCACCGGAACGGGAATCCGCCGAACGCGAGGTGTGTGCCCGTGATCCGGCCGGTCAGCATCGCGTGGCTGGGATTCCAGACAGGGGGTCAGGCGGCCGGAGATTCCGGGTGGTCGCTCGTCGGAGCCGGCGGTCCTGGGCATGGCCGCCGAGAACAGCCACCGGGGATCAGACGGGTGGGGTGAACCCTTCGATCCAGCCCGCGTCGTCGGATTCGCCGCAGACCGGGCACGGCCGTTCGACCATCACACCCGGTGCGATCTCGTGGTAGATCGAGCCCTGACCGGGCACGGTCATCGGCCGGAGGATGGCCATGTCGTCCTCGTCCTCCAGCCGGATGTGGGTGACCTGACGGCAGCCATGGCAGACCGTGCGCTGCGGCAGTGACCCGGGCGTCGTCATGTCCACAACGTACCTGTGGTCACCAGACGTCGCCGTCTCGCCAGTCACAGGCAATCGCGCCGGACAGGTCCAACTGGACGGCCACCGGAAGCACGTAGATGTTGCCGTCGTCGTCCTCGGTACGGGCGAGGCCGTCAGGCGTGACCACCGAGGACGGTCCTTCCCAGAGCTGCCACCCGCGTGACCTGTACAGCGCCGCACCGTCATCACTGGCGCCCAGGACACCTAGGTCGTACGCACCTCGCACGATGCGCTCAAGTTCTGCCATGACGGTTCCGCCGTGTCCTTGGCGACGCCTGTCAGGGCGCACAGCCACTGCCTCGACATGGCCGGCGCGGAGAGGGCGTCCTTCGACAAGCATGCGCCGCTGCACTACGGCGCCGTGCGCGATCAGGTCCTGCCCGTCCCACAGCAGGGCGTGCATGCCACCGAGGGCGTGGTTCCAGTCCTCGTCGGAGAAGTCACCGTCGAAGCCCGTTGTCATCAGGTCCCGGATCGTGGCCCTGGTGGCGGTGTCCAGGTCGGCTGTGTGCGCCGTCCGCAGTTGTGTCACGTGGTCCATTCTGGTGGCGCGCGGAATCGGCCACGTCAGGTTTTCGGCCATCCGAGCAGGGCGAACCCCTGATTGGCGCGGTACGCGCGGACACCGGCCGCCGAGTACTCGATCATGTCGGACGGCAGGTCGTCCAGTCCGAACCAGCCGAGTTCGGAGCACTTCAGCGGCTCGCGGTTGACCGGCTCGCCCGTCCAGCGCAGCGTCTCGAAGAACAGCCCGAGCCGCGGTTCGATCCCGGAACTGGTCACGTGCGACGTGTGCACGTGCCGGAGGTCGCCGTGCTCGATCCGGACTCCGACCTCCTCCTCGGCCTCGCGTGCCGCCGCGTCCAGCACCGACTCGCCCGCGTCGAGCTTGCCGGACGGCAGGTGCCACTGGCCGTCGAAGCGGGGTGAGGGATCACGGCGACGGCTCAGCAGCAGCTCACCGTCCCTGATCAACAGCAGGTGCACGTCGACGATGTGCCGGTCGGTCATGGGCCGATCCTCCTACGCCGAACCTTGCCGTACACTGTACGGCAAGAGTGGAAAGGCAGGGGTATGGCTGAGATTCCGGAAGCAGTGGCGGCCAGTGGCACGTTCGAGCCGTCGGCCGAGGACGTGGCGAGCGTCGAAGCGTGGTTCGCCAAGTACGACGGGCACGTCGCCAACGCTGAACTGGAGCAGATGGCAGACATGGCGATGTTCCCGTTGAACATCGTCAGCGACAGCGACGAGTCGGGCAACGGCGGTGCGGCACAACAGACCCGGGAGCAGTTCATCGAGAGCATGTCCCAGGTGGTCGGCGGCGCGGGCGACATGAAGATGGAGTCCAACCGCTCGCCGATCTTCCTGACCAAGCAACTGGTTCTTGTCGTCACCGACGCGACCTTCACGATCGAAGGCGTCGCCCAGTCGGTGCGCTACGCGGACCTCCTGGTCAAAAAGGACGGCCAGTGGCTGTTCCAGACTATGGTGCAGGGCGGCTGGGGCGATCAGCTGAGCGGCTGACGAACACCTCGATCCCGTCGAGCAAGCGGCTCAACCCGAACTCGAACGCGAAGTCCGGATCGATCGTGCCGTCGAACGCCGCACCGGCGGTTGCGCCGACCGTCGCCGCGACGGGGTACTTCTCCGCGTCCCCGATCTGGGCGAGGAACGGCTGGTGCGCCGCCCACCAGTCGTTGTCCGTCATTCCGGTCACGCGCTCGGCCTGGGTTTTCTCCACGCTGACGCGAGCGGCGCCGTGCACGTACTGCAGGACGAGGGTGAGCACGGCGTCCATCTCGACCTCGCTCAACCCGGTGACGGTGACCGCCCGCAGCTCGTAGTCGTACTTGGCGATCAAGTTCGGCCCGAGCGGCGGGCGAGTCGTCTGGACGTGCAGCAGCCAGGGGTGGCGCGAATAAAGGGCCAGGTTCTCTCGGGCAACCTGGTCCAGTCGTTCGCGCCACGACCTGCCGTCCATGTCCGGGCGTGTGGTCTCGCCGTAGACGGTGTCGACCATGACGTCCAGCAGTTCGCCCTTACCGGGCACGTGGGTGTAGATGGACATCGTGCCGACACCGAGCTGCTCGGCGACCCGGCGCATCGACAGCGCCGCGAGGCCTTCCTGGTCGGCCAGTTCGATCGCGGCTCGCACGATCCGGTCGACGGTCAGCGCGGGTTTGGCGCCCCGGCTTTGCCGTTCGGTCGTGCGCCACAGCAACGCGAGACTTCGTGAGGGATCCCCTGAACCGCCGTACTCGATCACCGATGCCTCCCGCAGCGCCCCTACGGTCGCAACCGTACAGCGCGGGCCGGACAATTCGGCGAGGTGATCAGGATTCCGGAACGAGTCGTTATGGGCAGCCGGATGGCCGTCGATTGATCACAATCAATTCTTGACCCGCACAGGCGGTGTGGTGTCCCGTGTGGAGTACGCCGAGTCCATTTCGGTGCCCGAGATCTTGCCGTCGGTCATCAGAATCGCCTGCTTGCCGAGGCCCGCGGCCTCGAGACGCAGGCCCACCTCGTAAGCGAGGCTCGCGTACTGCCGGTTGCTGAAATCACCGAGCACCCGGATGGTCAGATCTCGATATGTCATGCGTTGAACCCTGGCGCGACCGGGCGCCTCGCACAAGTCGCCCAATGGTGCGGCTTTTCAACCGCATAAACGAATACGGAGTGTCCAAACGGGAATTAATGATCACGAATATGTCCACTGTGTTCCGGCAGACGTGAACGGCACGACCGCAACGGATACGCAATGGCGCTGTGCGGACTGGCACTGCTCACCACAGCCGTACGTCGATTGCCGCGGTCGTTCGCTGAAACCCAGGAGTCCACTCCTGGTGCGTGTCAAGGACCTCCCCGTGTTCACCCACGTTCGTGTGATCGAGCCGCTGATGGCTGCTTTGTTCGGGTCGGTGTCGACGCGTCGGACGCCGGTCAGGTGCTCACTCCTGCGCAACTTCACCTACGAGACGACGCTCTACGCGGCCAAGACCGGCGACGAGTTCGCGGCGAGGCCAAGGCAAGGAACGCCCCACGGTCACGCTGGGCGACCAGACCGACGCTGATGAAGGGATCGTGGCGTTCACCCGCCCTTTGTGAAGATCGCCTGAACAGCACTGGCCGTCCCTGACCTGAAAGCCCTGGTCAAGCCCCATGGTCACGCCATCACGCCAGCGGCGCAGTCGGTCCCCGGGTCAGTGCTGCCTGGCTGATTCGTGAGGAGCACGCACCATCGAACGTGCGCCTCGGCCCCCGAAGGACGACAGGCCGACCCGGCGAGGTGGGACGGCCACCGAGCGGGGTCGGCCTGAGAACGTAGGGCCGGGGGGACTTGAACCCCCACTTGCACGGACCTAAACCGTGTGCCTCTGCCAATTGGGCTACGGCCCCTCTTCGACTTCGCGGGCCATAGCCTAGTGGTTGTGGGCGGTGGCCTGTTCGGCGCCGGTCATATCCCGGGGCCGCGGGTGCGGGCCGGGTGATCTACCGTGGTGCGCCGAGAGCCAGCCAGTTTTTGGAGGACATGTGGCCCGCGATCCTGACACCATTCAGCGCGACATCGAGCAGGCCCGTGACGCGCTGGCGTCCACACTCGACCAGCTCAGCGAGAAGGCCAACCCGAAGAAGCTGGTCGACGACGCCACGGCGAGCGTGAAGTCGAAGTTCGACGACCCGCGGGTGAAGGCCGCGCTGATCGGCGTCGGTGTGCTGGTCGCGGTCGTCGTCGTCCGGCGGCTCTTCCGCTGAGCCACCTCGTGGGGACTACGAGCCGGTAGTCGCTTCCGCCGGCTCGTCCCCCGCGGTTTCACCGGCGCCTTCGGTGCCGTCCTTCGCGGAGGGGGCCTTCGCGGAGGTGGCCTGCTCAGCGGGCTCGGTCTGCCCGGGTTTGCCCTTCTCCGCGGTCGCGTTCCCGGCGCCTGAGGCGGGCGTGGCCGCTTTGCCGTCCGGGGATGCGTCGACGTGCTGCGGCTTGGCCAGCCGGGCGTTCAAGTACGCCGTCGTGAACTCCAGCGCGTCGCCGTCGAGCCGGTGGACCACCGTGCGGTTCTTCTCGTCGCCTGCGAGTTCGTCGACCAGCTGGTCGGCTCGGTCGCGCGCCGCGATCAATCCTGGTGCTGTGGCGGTGAGGGTTTTTCCCCTGCCGACGATCGTGATGGTCCAGTCGTCGCCATCCGGCACGTAGTTCGCTTCGATCGGTTCCATCATGGGCCGGCCCCTCTCGCCGCGGCTCCTTCGTCGAGCTTGCTCGTCACCATTAGACGTCTTACGAGCCTATCTCGACACTTCAGCAGCGGGTGATCGATCCAGAGTGTTACCCCTCACGCGGATCTGCTACTGAGGGTGGTCATCTTGGTGGGCGAGTTCGCCTCGAAGGCCGAACCACGTCATCCGCATGATGTGTTCAGCGGCTTGCTCAGGTGTCACATCGTCATGTCGGACGTACCAGACGGACAGTCGCTCGCACGCTCCGACGAGGATCTCGGCGGCAGCTTCGAGCGACCGTTGGTCCGTGTCGGGCATGTATGCCGAGAACAGCGCGATGTGCAGCTGGATCTGCTCCTGGCGGGCGGTCTCGATCTCGGCGACGGCAGCCGGGCCGACCACGGCCGTCTCGGTCCGCAGCAGCAGCTCCCATGACCGGCGGTGGTCGTCGGTGAACCGGAAGAACGCCTGCAGGCCGCTGCGCAGCGCCTCCTCGGGCGAGCGCGCGCCGATCACCGACTGGGCGGTCTGTTCCCGCAACTCGGTGCGCACCTGCCGGATGCACGCCACCAGCAAGCCCTCTTTCGAGCCGAAGTACTCGTAGATCATCGGCTTGGACACGCCGACACGGTCGGCGATCTCATCCATCGAGGTCGCGGCGTAACCGCGCTCGGCGAAGACCGCTTCGGCGATCGTCATCATCTGCCGTTCCCGGTCTGCCCGTGGCATCCGGCGGCGGCGTTCGGTCCTGGTCTCCGCACTTGTCACAACTTGAGTCTACCGTTACCTACTTGAAGTAACCTACTATCGGTAACATCGGTGGGCCCTGCAGGCTTGGAGGTCACATGGGCAAGCGCTACGAGACCGGCGTCGTTGTGGTCGGCACCGGCTTCTCCGGCCTGGGGATGGCTATCCAGCTGCGCAAGGCGGGCCGGACGGACTTCCTGGTCCTGGAGAAGGCACAGGACGTCGGCGGCACGTGGCGGGACAACACGTACCCGGGGTGTGCCTGCGACGTGCAGTCGCACATGTACTCGTTCTCGTTCGAACAGAACCCGGACTGGAGCCGGTCCTTCTCCCCGCAGCCGGAGATCTGGGACTACCTGCGCCGTGTCGCCGACAAGTACGGCGTGCGCGAGTACATCCGGTTCGGCACCGAGATGGTCGGCGCGCGGTGGGACGCGGACGAAAACCGCTGGCACCTGCGGGCGCGCAACGGCGACGAGTACGTCGCCAAGTTCGTCGTCTCGGGTATGGGCGGGCTGCACATCCCGCGGATCCCGGAACTGCCGGGCCTGCCGGACTTCAAG
This window contains:
- the rdgB gene encoding RdgB/HAM1 family non-canonical purine NTP pyrophosphatase translates to MTRLLLATRNAKKLVEMRRILVGAGISGIEVISLNDVPEYPEAPETGATFEENAHAKAMDAVKATGLPAVADDSGLEVDALNGMPGVLSARWAGSHGDDSANLNLVLNQLGDVPDERMGGAFVCSLALVVPGREDVVVRGVWPGRIIREARGTNGFGYDPIFVPEGETRSSAELDSAEKDRISHRSRALDLLLPHLRALASS
- a CDS encoding TetR/AcrR family transcriptional regulator, which translates into the protein MIEYGGSGDPSRSLALLWRTTERQSRGAKPALTVDRIVRAAIELADQEGLAALSMRRVAEQLGVGTMSIYTHVPGKGELLDVMVDTVYGETTRPDMDGRSWRERLDQVARENLALYSRHPWLLHVQTTRPPLGPNLIAKYDYELRAVTVTGLSEVEMDAVLTLVLQYVHGAARVSVEKTQAERVTGMTDNDWWAAHQPFLAQIGDAEKYPVAATVGATAGAAFDGTIDPDFAFEFGLSRLLDGIEVFVSRSADRPSRPAP
- a CDS encoding TetR/AcrR family transcriptional regulator produces the protein MPDRRADLLDAAIVTLAREGMRGLTHRAVDRAAGVPEGSTSYYFRTREALLAALLDHLAALSTAEIETVRSEDLDAVAGLIEHWATVGRDRMIARFELTLEAARRPHLRDALEQLGGRFRSMAEDLLATMNVPDHKRRAANLVAHVDGLLFDQIAGAGSVRSRDDLRDALIPLFAAATADQEL
- a CDS encoding DUF3618 domain-containing protein; protein product: MARDPDTIQRDIEQARDALASTLDQLSEKANPKKLVDDATASVKSKFDDPRVKAALIGVGVLVAVVVVRRLFR
- the bcp gene encoding thioredoxin-dependent thiol peroxidase, translating into MSEQKRLAVGDPAPEFTLPDSTGKPVSLSDYRGRSVVVYFYPAAGTPGCTKQACDFRDNLAELNDAGFDIVGISPDSPAKLAKFVEAEGLTFPLLSDEDRSVMTAWATFGEKQNYGRTVMGVIRSTFIVDGDGKITKAAYNVKATGHVAKLRRDLGV
- the rph gene encoding ribonuclease PH gives rise to the protein MARSDGRNDGELREVRITRGFQKWPAGSVMVEFGNTKVLCAASVTEGVPRWRVGSGLGWVTAEYAMLPSATNTRGDRESVKGRVGGRTHEISRLIGRSLRACIDLSALGENTIMIDCDVIQADGGTRTAAITGAYVALADAVTWLAAADRLADPKPLSCAIAAVSVGVVNGRVRLDLPYEEDSIAEVDMNVVATDAGTLVEVQGTGEGATFARSTLDQMLDLALAGTEKLCRLQAEALAQPYPGELPEPSPRKKKAK
- a CDS encoding GNAT family N-acetyltransferase, translating into MDHVTQLRTAHTADLDTATRATIRDLMTTGFDGDFSDEDWNHALGGMHALLWDGQDLIAHGAVVQRRMLVEGRPLRAGHVEAVAVRPDRRRQGHGGTVMAELERIVRGAYDLGVLGASDDGAALYRSRGWQLWEGPSSVVTPDGLARTEDDDGNIYVLPVAVQLDLSGAIACDWRDGDVW
- a CDS encoding NUDIX hydrolase — translated: MTDRHIVDVHLLLIRDGELLLSRRRDPSPRFDGQWHLPSGKLDAGESVLDAAAREAEEEVGVRIEHGDLRHVHTSHVTSSGIEPRLGLFFETLRWTGEPVNREPLKCSELGWFGLDDLPSDMIEYSAAGVRAYRANQGFALLGWPKT
- a CDS encoding FAD-dependent monooxygenase, which gives rise to MATAVIAGGGISGLATAIALTRAGWDVEVHEQAPQLSEVGAGLTLWPNALRALDHIGLGDRVRDVGLLAGSGGILDSRGNWLIRADTSLLDRKFGPAVALHRAELQAALIEAVPPGVLRTGTKITGVRLTGRGVVVTHSHGESPADLLVAADGHRSVVRSRFWPGTDPVYAGATAWRTVLDRPGRKLDVAGVFYGRGEEFGLVPLPKDQVYMFAAAAVPAGGRSPDGELTELHRRFDGWADPIPQLLGEAAPDKILRHDLTYLPKLESYVHGPVVLVGDAAHAMTPNMGQGACQALEDAVTLGAVARSGDLAGSLAHYDSLRLRRTQSIVTRSRQAGRIGLTTSAVVAAARDQVMKLVPASVMLRSVSQMYNWSPPGTSD
- a CDS encoding TetR/AcrR family transcriptional regulator translates to MTSAETRTERRRRMPRADRERQMMTIAEAVFAERGYAATSMDEIADRVGVSKPMIYEYFGSKEGLLVACIRQVRTELREQTAQSVIGARSPEEALRSGLQAFFRFTDDHRRSWELLLRTETAVVGPAAVAEIETARQEQIQLHIALFSAYMPDTDQRSLEAAAEILVGACERLSVWYVRHDDVTPEQAAEHIMRMTWFGLRGELAHQDDHPQ